A DNA window from Phragmites australis chromosome 11, lpPhrAust1.1, whole genome shotgun sequence contains the following coding sequences:
- the LOC133884614 gene encoding probable calcium-binding protein CML18 isoform X5 produces MASGRGGGSTKATTAAALAAGGRGVGMPEAEVEQVFRRYDANGDGKISAEELASMLRALGAPPEPGEVRRMMDEMDADHDGFVDLAEFIAFHCGDGAGGDQQEDATEAELREAFRLYDADQNGLISARELHRVLRQLGDKCSVADCSRMIRSVDADGDGSVNFEEFKKMMGTGAGRRMIGSDLYLASTYM; encoded by the coding sequence ATGGCGAGCGGGCGCGGCGGGGGCTCGACGAAGGCAACAACGGCAGCGGCTCTGGCGGCGGGCGGAAGGGGTGTGGGGATgccggaggcggaggtggagcaGGTGTTCCGGCGGTACGACGCGAACGGCGACGGCAAGATCTCGGCGGAGGAGCTGGCGTCCATGCTGCGGGCGCTGGGCGCCCCGCCGGAGCCCGGGGAGGTACGGCGCATGATGGACGAGATGGACGCCGACCACGATGGCTTCGTCGACCTCGCCGAGTTCATCGCCTTCCACTGCGGGGACGGCGCCGGCGGAGACCAGCAGGAGGACGCGACGGAGGCGGAGCTGAGGGAGGCGTTCCGGTTGTACGACGCCGACCAGAACGGGCTGATATCGGCGCGGGAGCTCCACCGCGTGCTGCGGCAGCTCGGGGACAAGTGCTCCGTCGCCGACTGCTCGCGGATGATCCGGTCCGTCgacgccgacggcgacggcagTGTCAACTTCGAAGAGTTCAAGAAGATGATGGGCACCGGCGCCGGCCGGAG
- the LOC133884614 gene encoding probable calcium-binding protein CML18 isoform X3 gives MASGRGGGSTKATTAAALAAGGRGVGMPEAEVEQVFRRYDANGDGKISAEELASMLRALGAPPEPGEVRRMMDEMDADHDGFVDLAEFIAFHCGDGAGGDQQEDATEAELREAFRLYDADQNGLISARELHRVLRQLGDKCSVADCSRMIRSVDADGDGSVNFEEFKKMMGTGAGRSTLVARSSTAAVGSSTAAARSTTAATS, from the exons ATGGCGAGCGGGCGCGGCGGGGGCTCGACGAAGGCAACAACGGCAGCGGCTCTGGCGGCGGGCGGAAGGGGTGTGGGGATgccggaggcggaggtggagcaGGTGTTCCGGCGGTACGACGCGAACGGCGACGGCAAGATCTCGGCGGAGGAGCTGGCGTCCATGCTGCGGGCGCTGGGCGCCCCGCCGGAGCCCGGGGAGGTACGGCGCATGATGGACGAGATGGACGCCGACCACGATGGCTTCGTCGACCTCGCCGAGTTCATCGCCTTCCACTGCGGGGACGGCGCCGGCGGAGACCAGCAGGAGGACGCGACGGAGGCGGAGCTGAGGGAGGCGTTCCGGTTGTACGACGCCGACCAGAACGGGCTGATATCGGCGCGGGAGCTCCACCGCGTGCTGCGGCAGCTCGGGGACAAGTGCTCCGTCGCCGACTGCTCGCGGATGATCCGGTCCGTCgacgccgacggcgacggcagTGTCAACTTCGAAGAGTTCAAGAAGATGATGGGCACCGGCGCCGGCCGGAG TACACTAGTGGCCAGATCTTCCACGGCGGCGGTCGGATCCTCCACGGCGGCAGCAAGATCCACCACGGCGGCGACCTCATAG
- the LOC133884614 gene encoding probable calcium-binding protein CML18 isoform X4, with product MASGRGGGSTKATTAAALAAGGRGVGMPEAEVEQVFRRYDANGDGKISAEELASMLRALGAPPEPGEVRRMMDEMDADHDGFVDLAEFIAFHCGDGAGGDQQEDATEAELREAFRLYDADQNGLISARELHRVLRQLGDKCSVADCSRMIRSVDADGDGSVNFEEFKKMMGTGAGRRSSTAAVGSSTAAARSTTAATS from the exons ATGGCGAGCGGGCGCGGCGGGGGCTCGACGAAGGCAACAACGGCAGCGGCTCTGGCGGCGGGCGGAAGGGGTGTGGGGATgccggaggcggaggtggagcaGGTGTTCCGGCGGTACGACGCGAACGGCGACGGCAAGATCTCGGCGGAGGAGCTGGCGTCCATGCTGCGGGCGCTGGGCGCCCCGCCGGAGCCCGGGGAGGTACGGCGCATGATGGACGAGATGGACGCCGACCACGATGGCTTCGTCGACCTCGCCGAGTTCATCGCCTTCCACTGCGGGGACGGCGCCGGCGGAGACCAGCAGGAGGACGCGACGGAGGCGGAGCTGAGGGAGGCGTTCCGGTTGTACGACGCCGACCAGAACGGGCTGATATCGGCGCGGGAGCTCCACCGCGTGCTGCGGCAGCTCGGGGACAAGTGCTCCGTCGCCGACTGCTCGCGGATGATCCGGTCCGTCgacgccgacggcgacggcagTGTCAACTTCGAAGAGTTCAAGAAGATGATGGGCACCGGCGCCGGCCGGAG ATCTTCCACGGCGGCGGTCGGATCCTCCACGGCGGCAGCAAGATCCACCACGGCGGCGACCTCATAG